The genomic stretch ggcctttcgtctccacgctcTAAGCCcaagctgcaaggcagcaggtttgattttggtccaccccgggtattttatttccccggtacccaccatatctggagggcattcctctatccgccacctggggaggcgctcAATGGGAGATTAAAACATATTCATCATATATTTTACTATCATAATTACTTCATTTCATgcatcaacaaacaaaacatactcATCAAgtgtttacatctttattttaaaagatttgatTTCATTGCGTGCACTATTATACAGAAGCTTGGTTTTAACATTTTTCTGCTCTTATAGAGTTCTGATTTTCAGTTTATTAAATTAGCATAAAATAGAGTCtcaatatttgaaataaatcatAGAGCTAATTATTGAGCTAACTGGGTTAAATTATCTAAGTAAAACTATGAATTAAATGTCTTTTTCACtaacattatttgtttcattattctACATCAAtaatggcaaaatatgtagatcacagttgggactgcgtagccacaggaaatactgcattcctcattaatcttcagatcCGAAGAAAAGCCTTGTTATTTTTGTGTTACAGTAAACCATGGCatgttatttatatatacaaaatattgaaataaagtaTTATTTATCAGAAACTTATTCTTGTAGATATATAAATACCCCACATTGTAACAAACATTACATGCATctagggtgttttttttttttaaaatatgctaaaaatGATCAAATGCACCATCCAGAGCAAGTaagtaaaatgaaaacattttaagacaaattaaaCATCAAGTTGccagcactggcggatccatgggggggggggggggggggggggggacgaattttagtatagaattcacacaatttgtatacaaatttgttacttatgttaataatatatactaattatttatatttcaaccctatttttttttattatttcgcccccccccccctctagtatgttgaccgatttggtggggtcggagggggcgatggtatcaatcccgccccccccccccaaaacactttcaagttgggggggggggggggggggagggcggtccaatttatttgtagaaatcacagcttgctaacagaatcaattaaatatctatgtgattaaaactttttattgatattttaaccgatccttatattatgtcgttccctgtttgtcgtttgggaaaggggggggggcgaatacctctactgcccttcccacctaaaccttttaTGGAgtaatcatagtttgtgaacaaaattagttgaattaatatataaattttatattatgtcgctcccgttctggtatcttggtcgattcggtggggttgtgggggagggcgattgcatgtactgcccttcccactctagccctcttagtgggggggggggggggcgcgacctatttttatggaaaatCATAGtctgtgaacaaaattagttgaatatctatttaatataaactacttattgatatgtgaacccattgtatattatgtcgtaccacactctaatctcaaattttatcattagtaaatttaaatgaaaaagggttgcaccaggtgggaagggcgatatatgcaatcgcatttcccccataggacaaaccaatactttttcttttagtattatagttaagaaattacaaaatttaaaaaatctgtcactaatataatttatatatatactataaattaaattcttatatcgagtcaccctactttttttttttattctttaatgccaaatgcaatctttagcagaaattattaaaggagcgaggattaatcgttttcactctaccgcccctcccatttccagagtttatgtaatttcacatgaatttatcataattattttaagaaagactttgctttgttagaattcaaacgaaatttttcagtataagaatcatgattgagatgagttctaaaccgaaaaaattaatttatagtcgccttttcccaacctttactcaatggGATATTTTACTAGTTAAattaatttgggactataactcacaacttaTACTTCAATTtcattgaatattattattcgaataatttatttcagcgtcgatcctcaaagccaaaatctaaatatgtggggtatcttatcttttcaaggaacaaatcagttttatttgcaatgtattcagggcctataaattcatattagaatatttttcaaatacaatatttttcaaaaggtcctttttttaatagtatgaataatgacctttaggtcaggagaatgcgtttctgctgtgaaaaatgcaagaaaacgcttttggcgtaggggcttcgccccgaacttcatcgatgaatgatgagctgtagatgtgcggagaatgcgtttctgcagtaaagaatgcaagaaaatgcttttggcgtctgggctttgccccgaacttcattgatgaatgagctgtagatgtcaggaaaatgcatttctgcagtggagaatgcaagaaaacgcttttggcgtcggggcttcgaccCCAAACtctattgatgaataataagctgtagatgtcaggagaatgcgtttctgcagtaaagaatgcaagaaaatgcttttgtcgtcggggctttgccccaaaccccactaggGAACCTAATAGCGCTGCCCCACTTTTTCAcagaaggttgagaaatgctgctttttaaaattctcatatatatatatatatatatatatatgtatgtgtgtgtgctgtacacacgtttatgcatagggttaggaaaaaaatcaccccccccccattccaaagttctggatccgctagtggttgccagtgacagatctttgtagAGAAAGCTAAAACGGCCCAGGAGGACCTAAGTCCAAGTTGAGCGTGCTATCTTTCATCTCTAAGAGTTATTCTTGAAATGCCCTTAAAAAAACATGGGATTATGAAGGCCAAAAAAgataaaactagaaaaaaaaaagaaatttctgaATATTTAAGCTATAGGCATACTTTTGGTATACTCAGTCTTAGAATCATGagttctttataaaaaaaaaaataattatccatTCTGGATGAATGTGAATAAATATCTAGTAAGCTGTACATTAAATGCACCTGAActgtatatatacacacatgaTGCTTCAAAAAGAATATGCCAAAACCATTGTCCTATatttaacaatacaaaaaaatatgccTAATAGGACACAAGTTTCTCAAATAACTTCAAGTTTTTAGTCCAAGATGCTCAATGTGACCAACACCACCAGGACAGCATCAAGCTGATATGAAAATTCCTCCCAAAAGCGCTACAGGATGTCCCCTTCCTATGTGTTGTTAGCAGCTGTTGCTCAATCTTTCATGCTATTGACATTTACTGACAATAAAAACTTTGTCTTTAACCTGCCCACACTGAAAATGTTTCTGCCCTGTGACAATGAGAATTGTTTTTGCAAACTCAAGTACACAAAACGCCTTATCTGCTAAAGATTCACCATTTTGTGTGTATAAATATGTAAATCCTCTCATGCCGTTTAATAAATGAGGAATGagtttcttttgaaaaaaatttcatGTAACTGGCTTTTTACTAAAATGAAAccaacctgttttttttttaaattagagaactgtatgattttttttttcccacaaatttaactttttattcaAATGAATTATCTGGTgctgttttaaaattgatttttttttacattttacattcaAATGGCTTTTCACCAGAATGAATGAATTATCTTGTGCtgttttaaatttgattaaTGAGTAAATTctattagttcccctttcagaatttatgatctatagggcagataatgttaagggcATCAGTTTCTGatgcccacagttaacgagggtgtcatgtggaagGCACAAataccaaccgcttttacttttcaaaattaGACAATGAAATTGCTTTTTACAAGTATGAATAATCTCATGATGTTTTAAAGCTGATGATGTAGTGAATTTATtttgacaaatttgacattgaaatggCTTTTCACCATAATGAATCATCTCATTCTGTTTTAAATTTGTGGATCCCTTTAATTCTTTTagacaaatttgacatttaaatggctttttaccAGAATGAATATTTTCATGCTCATTTAAATTAGAGGATtggttaaacttttttttacaaaattgacAATTAAATGGCTTTTTACCAGAATGAATCATCTCATGCATTTTTAAAGTTGAAGAGGTAGAGAattctttttgacaaatttgacatttaaatggctttttaccAGAATGAATCATCTCATGGATTTTTAAACTTGAAGAGGTAGAGAATTCTATTttacaaatttgacatttaaattgctttttaccagaatgaatcatctcatgtatttttaaatatgaagAGGTCGAGAATTCTTTTggacaaatttgacatttaaattgctttttacCAGAATGAATCATCTCATGTCTTTTTAAAGTTGAAGAGGTAGTGAattctttttgacaaatttgacatttaaattgctttttacCAGAATGAATCATCTCATGTCTTTTTAAATATGAGGAGGTAGATAattctttttgacaaatttgacatttaaattgctttttaccagaatgaatatttttatgctgctttaaatttgaggattgggtaaattcttttttacaaattttacatttaaatggctttttaccAGAATGAATCATCTCATGTCTTTTTAAATATGAAGAGGTAGAGAATTCTTTTAGACAAATTTGACATTGAAATTGCTTTTTACCATGGTTCTTAGAGATTGATGAAGTACCCAATGATTTTTCAGCAGAAACCAGCTGGAGAGTTCCATTTTCATTTGAACTATTTTGTTCATCTTTAAAGTTTCCagcatgcacatctttgttatGAGAATTTCTAGGTTTATCTTGGTTTGAAGTCATATCTTGATTTGGATTTATTTTTTGCTGTAGAGTGAAACAAATAAGACTTGactaaaacaaattagtaatattcttttattcctatttgaaaacaaaattcttcAACTACAGAGGACTAAGAGAAGacttaaataagtttttaacATTTCATTCTCTTCagtcaacaagaaaaacacacaaataCTTTTTTCAAATCACAAAGCTTATAGAACCTgttgttgtatcaattagtttgggtcagttatatcactaaatttaaaatagattcAGAGTGTACCTGGTTCAGATGTCCAAATGGTTTGAGGCAAGCACGCCCCTTTTATGAACTATGTGACCcgagaaaggcttttatctcgTGGCCAGGATGAGAAATTGGCTCTTCACCGATCTCTCTATCAGGAGGCCCCTGTCAACTAGGTGATCATTTATTCACACCCGTCTTGGCATGTTGCACGCTCTTCTGAGCCCCTGCATTAATTTCTCCTTTCATGTGTGGCTGGAAGCTCAAACCCCACATGGGGGCCATCCTAATGCCTATGCTGTCCCATAGTACCCTTGAGGGGACCATCACCATGTGTATGGGCCCCTTTGGTAAACGGGCTGCTGGGGGGTTTCGGACTGGCTTAGCGAGCCTTTTTTCCATCCCTACAACGTGTTATGTAGCCCACTGAGAGCTATGTTTGCTACCGTACTTTGCCTATCCACATTCCTGGGCggatgtttccaccggagggccaaaGCTGAGGTGCATTCCTCTGGCCAGAGTGTACCAGCTTTTTGCAAACTTTGTTTGCTTATAGTTCTAAAACAAtttatgaataaacatgacgTTTGGAACCTGGTTAATGCTATGCGATGGCACTGGGTCAAGGTCAATGTTTAAATCATCATCTGGACCTACCTatgtttcactatattttcttcaCCTTTTCATAATAACATTGGTACCTTAGTCCTATTTTTATTATATGTTACAAGTCATGTTTTAAATAGTCTGCAGTTTTtaaggaatttattttaaaaaaaattgtcctacCTCTGATAAAATTGATTCCCAGGTTTGACCAATGAAGCTGAATCCAGGTGTCTCTTTAAGGAAAGAAAATTCTGTCTTCTCATTTTTCATAACATTGCAGAGATCATTGGTAAAGTCTTGTTTTAACTCATCTATCATTGGCATTGAATGAATTTGTTCTCCAGATTTCTTTCTCAAGAGAATTGAAGTTATAAATTAAAATCTCATTTTCAATATAGCTGAGAAGGGACTATGTTTTTCTAGTGTCCCTTTTTATTAAGATAATTACTTCTATAAGATAAAtgatgctctggctataattcaaaaaacagaaatggaaaagtggtttgagtgttAGGACAAGTCCCTAAgagcctgtggagtctgggagcgcatgaggcgccctgaccgcacttcccgtggtggaggctgtccaggcctgagcaagctattatagcacagtccAGGACAGGCCATTTGGCTCATAATTTCCaaggctatggccaaatttcaaTTCATGGAGCCCCCGCTGCGGtgaagaagaggaaactgtgcctcatattctgtttgactgccccagacttgctaaTCTCCGTCTCAACAGGCCTAGGAAACCAAACATtgtcgacctgtatggtgacatttatgcactacccaagacagcagggtttctgtccagggctttagtaagagaggatttgagcttctcaagccctcactcaaatggagtctGATGATAATGATAAGAAAAATCATCTCTTGGTTCTTCACCTATGTTTATATACTTCACaacagaattttaaaagtgtcaaaatatttaagcatggtcaaaaatgttttgaatacaattttaatttcttaggcaataaataaaatgtgtctTACCTGTGTCTGTTCTTCTAAACTTAATTTAGAAGTTTCATACATGGAACTGTCGTCTGTCATCTCTGATTCTAATGACCAATCTATCTCCTCACTTTTTAGGATAGTTTTAAGTTCATTAGTAAAGTCATGCCTTATGTCATCCATGATAAGAGTTTCTAAAAGCAATATATATgcttaaactttttaacaattttcGAATGACATTTGTCAGCTTATAAATCCAATTTTGTCATAGCATCATTATAATTGTGTGGCTGTACAATTCCAATAAAGGCTGTTCctgcaacacaaaaaaaaaaaaacaaggaaataGTAAACTTCcatgaatgtacatttttaaaagtacttgTATAGAAAGTGTAACTCTGCCAAGTTgttgcaacaacaaaaaaacacacataaaaaaacaagaaaaacctaaaataccggtatatttttctttataaaggTAGGCTTAATTAAAGTCTTAATAAGAAAATAGGTCAAACACTTCTTATCTTCTAGatttcagacgttacttcaaaaaagaagataattatgtcctactcgtgttcctatgtcaatctagtcatgcatatctGCCAACTGGTTGGCTTTCCTTGCTGATTCAGGCTACCCAAtaccattctctaatggcactaggcaagaaggagcacttgtacgattttgtcctagcatatggaataagaaatgtgcataTCTgactttgtgtctgagtatctttataggttttgttttctatttgtaaattattgtttaaatgtttagtgttttatgtattatagctgaagtgtctctaaattaagtgattttactaatggtgttactgctgtattttgtattttctagtttctttatgttttcttgatcccaacagaggatgcattttctaatattggcctaactaatgttaaataacattttagatatatgttcccatttttctttttaaaaatgtctattgATAAGTTGAAACTGTAACTAATTGCCAATGTTTATGTGTAATTAATGGAAAATATTAAGTGAATATTACTTTGCAGACAGCTAAAGAATGTGTGTTTCTAAAGTAACAGAAAAGAGGGCTTTGTTTTTGGTAGGATAGAATGATGAAACCAAAAGAGGGTCTGGTGTAAttcactttgtgtagagaattatgTCATTGCAAAAaaggtttgaaactaacaatagataactttaataccttctattttcataagcccATCACTAGCACAGTGGCTTGATCTCAtatataaaatgcatttaaaaagtgatctgGGTTACTTTCACCCAGATACCTCATTCTTTTCCCAccccttttcccaactggtctagacaagtgataggatcatagcacatctAAAATgctaaagcatgaaatagcactatataaaaacaattgataaaaatatttctattctcATAAATTTAGATCATTTATAATATTACtaggtggctgagaggtaaagtgcttggcttccaaacctaggGTCTGAGGTTCGAAtcgtaaagactgggatttttactttgggatctttagggtgcatctaagtccacccagctgtaacgggtacctgactttagttggggaaacgtaaaggcagtttggcattgtgctggccacatgacaccctctttaccatgggccacagaaacatcgtCTGTTCCATAGATCAAAAGGTCTTAGAGGAGAACTtcacttatttttttataatattactaGCAGTGCGCACCATCTAAGCCCATTAATAAgtttttatgtgttttattgtttattatggccagTATTGTTCCTAGGCTTTATATTGCTCATTATGACTGGAACGCCCCTTCCTTTtccttttttacatttaaaaaaaaaatgggtcacagtaaatctattaataaactataatagatctaagtctaagtactagcttattaaataagtcattataagtagaagtattataatgaatattctgtatagatctagattgactagattatagactaataaatagatagaaatagatttatagatagatctctaacTTCTAAGTCTAgttttagtagattaagtattaagtattatacatataattataatagtaaacgtattacactataacagtattattagattatatatgtcttatgtctagaatctatatctaataataaaagtaataatttaaaaactttagtctttattagatctagacttttttctaataaaaactgactatataaggcatac from Biomphalaria glabrata chromosome 9, xgBioGlab47.1, whole genome shotgun sequence encodes the following:
- the LOC106077683 gene encoding zinc finger protein 724-like isoform X2 encodes the protein MPMIDELKQDFTNDLCNVMKNEKTEFSFLKETPGFSFIGQTWESILSEQKINPNQDMTSNQDKPRNSHNKDVHAGNFKDEQNSSNENGTLQLVSAEKSLGTSSISKNHGKKQFQCQICLKEFSTSSYLKRHEMIHSGKKPFKCKICKKEFTQSSNLKQHKNIHSGKKQFKCQICQKELSTSSYLKRHEMIHSGKKQFKCQICQKEFTTSSTLKRHEMIHSGKKQFKCQICPKEFSTSSYLKIHEMIHSGKKQFKCQICKIEFSTSSSLKIHEMIHSGKKPFKCQICQKEFSTSSTLKMHEMIHSGKKPFNCQFCKKKFNQSSNLNEHENIHSGKKPFKCQICLKELKGSTNLKQNEMIHYGEKPFQCQICQNKFTTSSALKHHEIIHTCKKQFHCLILKSKSGWYLCLPHDTLVNCGHQKLMPLTLSAL
- the LOC106077683 gene encoding zinc finger protein 724-like isoform X1; its protein translation is MDDIRHDFTNELKTILKSEEIDWSLESEMTDDSSMYETSKLSLEEQTQKSGEQIHSMPMIDELKQDFTNDLCNVMKNEKTEFSFLKETPGFSFIGQTWESILSEQKINPNQDMTSNQDKPRNSHNKDVHAGNFKDEQNSSNENGTLQLVSAEKSLGTSSISKNHGKKQFQCQICLKEFSTSSYLKRHEMIHSGKKPFKCKICKKEFTQSSNLKQHKNIHSGKKQFKCQICQKELSTSSYLKRHEMIHSGKKQFKCQICQKEFTTSSTLKRHEMIHSGKKQFKCQICPKEFSTSSYLKIHEMIHSGKKQFKCQICKIEFSTSSSLKIHEMIHSGKKPFKCQICQKEFSTSSTLKMHEMIHSGKKPFNCQFCKKKFNQSSNLNEHENIHSGKKPFKCQICLKELKGSTNLKQNEMIHYGEKPFQCQICQNKFTTSSALKHHEIIHTCKKQFHCLILKSKSGWYLCLPHDTLVNCGHQKLMPLTLSAL